Proteins from a single region of Punica granatum isolate Tunisia-2019 chromosome 8, ASM765513v2, whole genome shotgun sequence:
- the LOC116188875 gene encoding S-protein homolog 6-like, with product MTTASDSAHTDIFQFKQKVRVEVNNVLSSPVTIHCKSKDNDLGSHVINAHGLYSFGFNVNFIGTTLFFCGVSLQGKRVTFDVYKASRDQSRCPHFCEWHVDTNGVEGFKPSAKAPDIVIPWK from the coding sequence ATGACCACTGCATCTGATTCTGCCCACACTGATATCTTTCAATTCAAGCAGAAGGTAAGGGTCGAGGTTAACAATGTGTTGTCTAGCCCAGTAACCATCCATTGCAAGTCGAAGGACAATGACCTTGGGTCCCATGTGATCAATGCGCATGGGTTATACTCGTTTGGGTTCAATGTCAACTTCATAGGCACCACCCTGTTCTTCTGCGGAGTGAGCTTGCAGGGCAAGAGAGTCACTTTCGATGTTTACAAGGCCTCCAGGGACCAGAGCCGATGTCCGCACTTCTGTGAATGGCACGTTGACACAAATGGTGTGGAGGGCTTTAAGCCGTCCGCTAAGGCCCCCGACATTGTGATTCCATGGAAATAA
- the LOC116188952 gene encoding nuclear transport factor 2-like isoform X1: MAVQQAPTGIVSPSADVVSKAFVHQYYLILHQSPEHVHRFYQDISKLGRPEENGIMGITTTMKAINEKILSLDYGEFKAEISTVDAQDSYNGGVLVLVTGYLTGKDNVRRKFTQSFFLAPQDKGYFVLNDMFRYVEEPQLLDANPVPVSDVEAPLPVEEDPTPDQEVDITEQSPAPVEEEDHAEVYNPSENGDDSVVEVEILAPEVIDESPVDPEVAAESDAKYEDVPKKSYASIVKVMKEGSVQASALTPASVKSATRAQEEQVTASPSPAPTVENQLTNSKVTENENRQESESPDGHSIYLKGLPMNVTYLQVESEFTKFGPIKRGGIQIRAQKGFCFGFVEYEERSAAQSAIEASPIAIGGRQLVVEPKKSTARVNSRERFPSGRLSGVFRNDGPRGRGNYGGGNRGYNRGEMNRPDFGNRNGGRGGYSHHGDGGYHRAERPQRGFNGGDPPKSMAARVPAAA; encoded by the exons ATGGCGGTGCAGCAAGCCCCAACTGGGATAGTCTCTCCAAGTGCTGATGTT GTCAGCAAGGCATTCGTCCATCAATACTACCTCATTCTGCATCAATCGCCAGAGCATGTTCATCGGTTTTATCAGGACATCAGCAAACTTGGCCGTCCTGAAGAAAATGGAATCATGGGGATCACCACAACTATGAAG GCAATCAATGAGAAGATACTGTCGCTTGATTATGGTGAATTCAAGGCTGAGATAAGCACAGTTGATGCACAGGATTCTTACAATGGTGGAGTTCTTGTTCTTGTCACTGGATACTTGACTGGAAAAGATAATGTGAGGCGGAAATTCACTCAGAGTTTCTTCCTAGCACCTCAAGATAAAGGCTATTTTGTTCTGAATGACATGTTCAGATATGTTGAGGAACCCCAGCTCTTGGATGCAAACCCTGTTCCCGTTAGTGATGTAGAAGCCCCTTTGCCTGTTGAAGAGG ATCCTACTCCAGATCAGGAGGTTGATATTACTGAGCAAAGTCCGGCCCCTGTGGAGGAAGAAGACCACGCAGAAGTGTATAATCCTTCCGAAAATGGAGATGATTCAGTAGTGGAGGTGGAAATTTTGGCACCTGAGGTTATTGATGAAAGTCCTGTTGATCCAGAGGTAGCTGCTGAGTCTGATGCTAAATATGAAGACGTTCCAAAGAAGTCATATGCCTCAATT GTAAAGGTAATGAAGGAGGGTTCTGTTCAAGCATCTGCGTTAACGCCTGCCTCTGTGAAGTCTGCTACGAGGGCTCAAGAAGAGCAGGTGACTGCTTCACCATCTCCTGCCCCCACAGTTGAGAATCAGCTTACCAATTCAAAAGTGACTGAAAATGAGAACAGGCAAGAGAGTGAAT CACCCGATGGTCACTCCATCTACTTGAAAGGACTACCGATGAATGTTACCTATCTGCAAGTTGAGAGCGAGTTTACTAAGTTTGGACCTATTAAACGTGGTGGTATTCAGATCAGGGCCCAGAAG ggattttgttttggcTTTGTTGAATATGAAGAACGGAGTGCTGCACAAAGTGCAATAGAG GCTTCACCCATTGCAATTGGTGGACGTCAACTTGTTGTTGAGCCAAAGAAGTCCACTGCTCGAG TGAATAGCCGGGAGCGGTTTCCATCTGGAAGGCTAAGTGGAGTATTCAGGAACGATGGCCCAAGAGGACGTGGGAACTATGGAGGGGGAAACAGAGGCTACAACAGGGGCGAGATGAACAGGCCTGACTTCGGGAACAGAAATGGCGGCAGAGGAGGGTACTCCCACCATGGGGATGGAGGATACCACCGAGCAGAGCGTCCACAAAGAGGGTTTAATGGTGGGGACCCACCCAAGAGCATGGCTGCGCGAGTTCCTGCTGCTGCTTGA
- the LOC116188876 gene encoding S-protein homolog 2-like: MTSMSRSTLFVIYLIGFWVRIITANARSSVAPKKVVEIYNKLPFGMVLDIHCKSKNRDLGNHTIFGPQFYQFQVRPSRSGTTEYSCEFNWVGVAGALVNDFYTEKRDTIRCATRCRWVIRYEGIYGYREDTGEPDIVYEWQTSPPPLHLDGE; this comes from the coding sequence ATGACATCAATGAGTAGAAGCACTCTGTTCGTCATATATCTAATCGGATTTTGGGTCAGAATCATCACTGCCAATGCTAGGTCATCCGTCGCCCCGAAGAAGGTGGTTGAGATCTATAACAAGTTGCCGTTTGGTATGGTCTTAGATATCCATTGCAAGTCGAAGAACAGAGATCTGGGGAACCACACCATCTTTGGTCCCCAATTCTACCAGTTCCAAGTCCGCCCCAGTAGGTCCGGTACCACGGAGTACTCCTGTGAATTCAATTGGGTCGGCGTCGCAGGAGCGTTAGTTAATGACTTCTACACGGAAAAGAGGGACACCATTAGGTGCGCGACGAGATGCAGGTGGGTGATCAGATACGAGGGTATATATGGATACAGAGAAGATACGGGCGAACCCGATATCGTATACGAATGGCAGACGTCTCCACCTCCTCTTCACTTGGATGGAGAATAG
- the LOC116188877 gene encoding cytochrome P450 CYP82D47-like, producing MADLLSRSQHDSLVIPFDKQFEHLTFNINLRMIAGKKFSDAEFGMASSDACRFKKVIEDFLNLSGAFFLSDTIPWLEWADIQGHVRVTKETGKELNYVLDKWLKEHIERRKRRGRHEMDDEEADNLWRFCSRGLCKKRMRLKNPSGSEPNYPNFQVVALLLNNPRALKHAQEELDTVVGRERWVQESDIGSLKYLQAIVKETLRLYPPASLMGIREALEDCHIAGYSVPRDALLLVNIWKLHRDPTMWSNPDEFCPERFLKEHEKVDIRGQNFRVHPFQFRTKVVPGRHVRASTGSSDAGSHAAGFQHDDCWGRAN from the exons ATGGCGGATCTCCTCTCCCGCTCCCAACATGACAGCCTCGTTATTCCCTTTGACAAGCAGTTCGAGCACCTCACCTTCAACATAAACCTGAGGATGATTGCAGGGAAGAAGTTCTCGGACGCCGAGTTCGGCATGGCAAGCTCCGATGCCTGCCGCTTCAAGAAGGTGATCGAGGACTTCCTGAACCTGAGCGGGGCTTTCTTCCTGTCGGACACGATCCCGTGGCTCGAGTGGGCGGATATTCAAGGGCACGTGAGGGTGACGAAGGAGACGGGGAAGGAGCTCAACTATGTCCTTGATAAGTGGCTAAAGGAGCATATTGAGAGGAGGAAACGGAGAGGCAGACATGAGATGGATGACGAAGAAGCCGATAATTTATGGAGATTCTGCTCGAGAG GGCTGTGTAAAAAACGAATGCGACTCAAAAACCCAAGCGGGTCTGAGCCGAACTACCCCAATTTTCAG GTTGTAGCATTGTTATTGAACAATCCCCGCGCCCTGAAGCATGCCCAAGAAGAGCTAGACACAGTCGTCGGACGGGAGCGGTGGGTCCAAGAATCGGACATCGGAAGCCTGAAATATCTCCAGGCCATCGTGAAGGAGACTCTGCGTCTCTATCCACCAGCTTCGTTAATGGGTATCCGCGAAGCCTTGGAGGATTGTCACATTGCTGGTTACTCCGTTCCTAGGGATGCGCTTCTATTAGTCAATATATGGAAGCTTCATAGAGACCCCACGATGTGGTCCAACCCCGACGAATTCTGCCCTGAGAGGTTCTTGAAGGAGCATGAGAAGGTTGACATCAGAGGCCAGAATTTTCGAGTGCATCCGTTTCAGTTCCGGACGAAGGTCGTGCCCGGGCGCCACGTTCGGGCTTCAACTGGTTCATCTGACGCTGGCTCGCATGCTGCAGGGTTTCAACATGACGACTGTTGGGGACGGGCCAATTGA
- the LOC116188952 gene encoding nuclear transport factor 2-like isoform X2, with translation MAVQQAPTGIVSPSADVVSKAFVHQYYLILHQSPEHVHRFYQDISKLGRPEENGIMGITTTMKAINEKILSLDYGEFKAEISTVDAQDSYNGGVLVLVTGYLTGKDNVRRKFTQSFFLAPQDKGYFVLNDMFRYVEEPQLLDANPVPVSDVEAPLPVEEDQEVDITEQSPAPVEEEDHAEVYNPSENGDDSVVEVEILAPEVIDESPVDPEVAAESDAKYEDVPKKSYASIVKVMKEGSVQASALTPASVKSATRAQEEQVTASPSPAPTVENQLTNSKVTENENRQESESPDGHSIYLKGLPMNVTYLQVESEFTKFGPIKRGGIQIRAQKGFCFGFVEYEERSAAQSAIEASPIAIGGRQLVVEPKKSTARVNSRERFPSGRLSGVFRNDGPRGRGNYGGGNRGYNRGEMNRPDFGNRNGGRGGYSHHGDGGYHRAERPQRGFNGGDPPKSMAARVPAAA, from the exons ATGGCGGTGCAGCAAGCCCCAACTGGGATAGTCTCTCCAAGTGCTGATGTT GTCAGCAAGGCATTCGTCCATCAATACTACCTCATTCTGCATCAATCGCCAGAGCATGTTCATCGGTTTTATCAGGACATCAGCAAACTTGGCCGTCCTGAAGAAAATGGAATCATGGGGATCACCACAACTATGAAG GCAATCAATGAGAAGATACTGTCGCTTGATTATGGTGAATTCAAGGCTGAGATAAGCACAGTTGATGCACAGGATTCTTACAATGGTGGAGTTCTTGTTCTTGTCACTGGATACTTGACTGGAAAAGATAATGTGAGGCGGAAATTCACTCAGAGTTTCTTCCTAGCACCTCAAGATAAAGGCTATTTTGTTCTGAATGACATGTTCAGATATGTTGAGGAACCCCAGCTCTTGGATGCAAACCCTGTTCCCGTTAGTGATGTAGAAGCCCCTTTGCCTGTTGAAGAGG ATCAGGAGGTTGATATTACTGAGCAAAGTCCGGCCCCTGTGGAGGAAGAAGACCACGCAGAAGTGTATAATCCTTCCGAAAATGGAGATGATTCAGTAGTGGAGGTGGAAATTTTGGCACCTGAGGTTATTGATGAAAGTCCTGTTGATCCAGAGGTAGCTGCTGAGTCTGATGCTAAATATGAAGACGTTCCAAAGAAGTCATATGCCTCAATT GTAAAGGTAATGAAGGAGGGTTCTGTTCAAGCATCTGCGTTAACGCCTGCCTCTGTGAAGTCTGCTACGAGGGCTCAAGAAGAGCAGGTGACTGCTTCACCATCTCCTGCCCCCACAGTTGAGAATCAGCTTACCAATTCAAAAGTGACTGAAAATGAGAACAGGCAAGAGAGTGAAT CACCCGATGGTCACTCCATCTACTTGAAAGGACTACCGATGAATGTTACCTATCTGCAAGTTGAGAGCGAGTTTACTAAGTTTGGACCTATTAAACGTGGTGGTATTCAGATCAGGGCCCAGAAG ggattttgttttggcTTTGTTGAATATGAAGAACGGAGTGCTGCACAAAGTGCAATAGAG GCTTCACCCATTGCAATTGGTGGACGTCAACTTGTTGTTGAGCCAAAGAAGTCCACTGCTCGAG TGAATAGCCGGGAGCGGTTTCCATCTGGAAGGCTAAGTGGAGTATTCAGGAACGATGGCCCAAGAGGACGTGGGAACTATGGAGGGGGAAACAGAGGCTACAACAGGGGCGAGATGAACAGGCCTGACTTCGGGAACAGAAATGGCGGCAGAGGAGGGTACTCCCACCATGGGGATGGAGGATACCACCGAGCAGAGCGTCCACAAAGAGGGTTTAATGGTGGGGACCCACCCAAGAGCATGGCTGCGCGAGTTCCTGCTGCTGCTTGA